The DNA sequence TGCTAGGCGACCCGGCAAAGTCAATCAAGATAGGTAACGCTGATGGCACGGACACTTATTGCCGGGAATTGGAAAATGAACGGGCTTCGCGCCTCGCTGGGAGAAATCACCGCCATCGCCAGTGGGGTGACCCCGGCGAAGGAAAATGTTGAGACATTGATCTGCGTTCCCGCCACGCTTTTGATGCAGGCTGCCGACCAAACACGGGAATCAGCGCTGAATATTGGCGGCGAGACCTGCCACACCGATGAAAAGGGCGCCCATACCGGCGACGTTTCCGCGGAAATGCTGGCGGACGCCGGTGCAGCCTACGTGATTGTGGGCCATTCAGAACGCCGCGCCGACCATGCCGAAACGAGCGAGATTGTCGCATCACAGGCCGCCGCTGCCCTCCGGGCAGGCATCACACCGATCATCTGTGTCGGCGAAACGGCCGCTGAACGTGACAGCGGTAAGGCGCTTGAAGTCGTCACCGGTATGCTGCGCGCGTCTCTTCCGGAAGGAGCGTCGGCCGAAAATGTCGTCATTGCCTATGAGCCAGTTTGGGCAATCGGGACGGGGAATGTCGCAACGGTCGAAGCAGTCGATGAAATGCACAATGCTCTGCGAAGCTGCCTGACGGACGCTTATGGCACGGGCGCCGACCTGATTCCAATCCTGTATGGTGGCAGCATGAAACCGGATAATGCTGGCGATCTTCTGGCGGTAAAGAACGTCAATGGCGGTTTGATTGGCGGCGCAAGCTTGAAGGCGGCGGATTTTCTCGCCATTTACGCCAAAGCCTGATTCACCATTCTGACTGAAGGCAGCACTTGGCCTGCGCGCGCATTCCCTATATGCGGGCGCCTTGGACGAAACGTATCGGATTTGTCATGCAGAACGTTATCCTCGTGATCCACATCCTCGCCAGCCTGGTTATGATCGGGCTGGTGCTGGTCCAGAAGTCTGAAGGCGGCGGTCTTGGGATCGGCGGAGGTGGTGGTGGCTCGAATTCCCTGCTGTCAGGCCGTGGGGCTGCCGGGGCTGTCGTGCGTTCGACAATTATTTTCGGGGCAATCTTCTTCGTGACCAGCCTGGCGCTGACCACACTGGCCAATCGCACCAGTGACAACCGGTCGGATATCGAGCGCGTGCTGGCGCCAGAGGATTCTGCTCCATCTCCAGGTGCTCCTGCAGATCTGTTCGATCCGTCGGCGCCGCTCCTCTCCGGGCAGGCGGGTCTGTCGGATGACAGCGTGGCCGCGCCGGAAACGGCTCCGGACACAGCAGAAAGCGACGGCGATGCTGCAGCTGAGGCGGAAACGCCTGCGCCTGAAAGCAGCAATCCCCAGTAATTCTCGTTTGCGCCTGTTTTTGGCGTGCCAGGCAAAACCGAATCACGGCATCAGGGTGCTCCCATGATCCGCTATATTTTCATTACAGGCGGCGTGGTGTCCTCCCTTGGAAAGGGTATCGCTTCCGCCGCTCTCGGTGCATTGCTGCAATCTCGCGGCTATGGCGTCCGTTTGCGCAAACTCGACCCGTATCTGAACGTCGATCCCGGCACGATGAGCCCACGCCAGCATGGCGAGGTGTTTGTGACCGATGATGGCGCAGAAACAGATCTCGACCTCGGTCACTATGAACGCTTTACTGGTGTGTCTGCCCGTCAGTCGGACAACATCACCACCGGGCGGATCTACAAGCATATCATCGAGAAAGAGCGCCGCGGCGATTATCTCGGTGCGACGATCCAGGTCATTCCGCACGTCACAAACGAGATCAAGGACTTTGTCCTTTCCGATCCGGGGGAAGGCGTTGACTTCGTGCTCTGTGAAATTGGTGGGACCGTTGGTGACATCGAAGGCCTGCCCTTCTTTGAGGCTATCCGCCAGCTCGGCCAGGAATTGGGGCCGGACCGCGCCTGCTTCATTCACCTGACGCTGCTGCCCTATATTCCGGCCGCCGGCGAAATGAAGACCAAGCCGACCCAACACTCGGTGAAAGAACTCCGCTCCATCGGTATCCAGCCGCAGGTCCTGCTTTGTCGCTGTGACCGCCCGATTCCGGAGAACGAGAAGGGCAAGATCGCCAGCTTCTGTAACGTCCGCCCATCCAGTGTGATTGAGGCGCGTGATGTACGTCACATCTATGATGTGCCCGAAGCCTATCATGAGCAGGGGCTCGACCAGGAAGTGCT is a window from the uncultured Hyphomonas sp. genome containing:
- the tpiA gene encoding triose-phosphate isomerase; this encodes MARTLIAGNWKMNGLRASLGEITAIASGVTPAKENVETLICVPATLLMQAADQTRESALNIGGETCHTDEKGAHTGDVSAEMLADAGAAYVIVGHSERRADHAETSEIVASQAAAALRAGITPIICVGETAAERDSGKALEVVTGMLRASLPEGASAENVVIAYEPVWAIGTGNVATVEAVDEMHNALRSCLTDAYGTGADLIPILYGGSMKPDNAGDLLAVKNVNGGLIGGASLKAADFLAIYAKA
- the secG gene encoding preprotein translocase subunit SecG: MQNVILVIHILASLVMIGLVLVQKSEGGGLGIGGGGGGSNSLLSGRGAAGAVVRSTIIFGAIFFVTSLALTTLANRTSDNRSDIERVLAPEDSAPSPGAPADLFDPSAPLLSGQAGLSDDSVAAPETAPDTAESDGDAAAEAETPAPESSNPQ